The following are encoded together in the Pseudidiomarina andamanensis genome:
- a CDS encoding CoA-acylating methylmalonate-semialdehyde dehydrogenase, whose amino-acid sequence MSKKVPLFIDGEFVQSNTSNWIDVTNPATQEVIAQAPCATQDEMKKAVESAKKAFLTWKEVPVSERARVMMRYQALLKEHHDEIAEILASETGKTFDDAKGDVWRGIEVVEHAANIPSLLMGETVENVARGIDSYSYTQPLGVCAGITPFNFPAMIPLWMFPLAIACGNTFILKPSEQDPLTPTRLVELFEQAGAPKGVLQVIHGGKEQVDFLLDEPAVRAISFVGSVAVGQYIYRRGTENMKRVQAFAGAKNHCVIMPDANKSQVISNLVGASVGAAGQRCMAISVAVFVGAAREWIPEVAAELAKVKPGAWNDKDAAYGPVISPQAKQRVENFIAQGQKEGAELLVDGRNCKVEGFPNGNWVGPTMFGKVTTDMEIYKNEIFGPVLCATEVETLDDALAMVNANPYGNGTSIFTASGAAARKYQHNVEVGQVGINIPIPVPLPFFSFTGWKGSFFGDLHAYGKQAVRFYSETKTITARWFESDIADANGPNMTIHLK is encoded by the coding sequence ATGAGCAAGAAAGTTCCTTTATTTATCGACGGCGAATTCGTGCAGTCGAACACCAGTAACTGGATTGACGTGACCAACCCAGCCACGCAAGAAGTGATTGCACAAGCACCTTGCGCGACACAAGACGAGATGAAAAAAGCGGTTGAGAGCGCGAAAAAAGCGTTTTTGACTTGGAAAGAAGTGCCAGTTTCTGAGCGTGCGCGTGTGATGATGCGTTATCAAGCGTTGCTGAAAGAGCACCATGATGAAATTGCTGAGATTCTTGCCAGCGAAACCGGCAAAACCTTTGATGATGCGAAAGGCGACGTATGGCGTGGTATCGAAGTAGTTGAGCATGCAGCGAACATTCCATCATTGCTGATGGGTGAAACGGTTGAGAACGTTGCGCGCGGCATTGACAGCTACAGCTACACACAGCCACTTGGTGTTTGTGCGGGTATTACACCATTTAACTTCCCTGCGATGATTCCACTTTGGATGTTCCCACTGGCGATTGCCTGCGGTAACACATTCATTTTGAAACCATCTGAGCAAGATCCATTAACGCCAACGCGTTTGGTTGAGTTGTTCGAGCAAGCAGGCGCTCCAAAAGGCGTGTTGCAAGTTATTCACGGCGGTAAAGAGCAGGTTGACTTCTTATTAGACGAACCTGCCGTACGCGCGATTTCGTTTGTTGGTTCAGTGGCTGTAGGTCAATACATCTATCGCCGCGGTACTGAAAACATGAAACGCGTTCAAGCATTTGCTGGTGCGAAAAACCACTGCGTGATCATGCCTGATGCCAACAAATCACAAGTGATTAGCAACCTGGTTGGTGCTTCGGTAGGTGCTGCGGGTCAGCGTTGTATGGCGATTTCTGTTGCGGTATTCGTTGGTGCGGCACGTGAGTGGATTCCGGAAGTTGCTGCTGAACTTGCGAAAGTGAAGCCAGGCGCGTGGAACGATAAAGATGCAGCTTACGGTCCAGTGATCAGTCCGCAAGCGAAGCAGCGCGTTGAGAACTTTATTGCGCAAGGCCAAAAAGAAGGTGCTGAGCTGTTAGTTGATGGTCGCAACTGTAAAGTTGAAGGTTTCCCGAACGGTAACTGGGTTGGTCCAACTATGTTTGGTAAAGTGACCACCGACATGGAAATCTACAAGAATGAGATTTTCGGTCCAGTATTGTGCGCCACTGAAGTTGAAACACTCGATGACGCATTAGCCATGGTCAATGCGAACCCATACGGCAACGGTACGTCAATCTTTACGGCAAGCGGTGCAGCGGCGCGTAAATATCAGCACAACGTTGAAGTTGGTCAAGTGGGTATCAACATTCCAATTCCGGTACCACTGCCGTTCTTCTCATTCACCGGCTGGAAAGGGTCATTCTTTGGTGACTTGCATGCTTATGGTAAGCAAGCGGTGCGCTTCTACAGTGAAACCAAAACCATTACAGCTCGTTGGTTTGAAAGCGATATCGCTGATGCCAATGGTCCAAATATGACGATTCATTTGAAGTAA
- a CDS encoding acyl-CoA dehydrogenase family protein: MNFNLTDDQQAFVDTAKAFAEKELAPFAAQWDEESHFPVEVFRKAGEMGFMGMYTPEDAGGFGMSRLDAALIFEQLSMGCTATTAMMTIHNMVTWMIGSFAKPDVIEQWVPELVTGEKLGSYCLTEPGAGSDAASLRTTAKKDGDEYVLNGSKMFISGAGSTDVLVVMARTGEAGPKGISAFVVPADAAGISYGKKEAKMGWNAQPTRLVTFEDVRIPADNLLGEEGEGFKFAMMGLDGGRINIAVCSVGTAQAALETATNYMHERTQFGKELGHFQALQFKLADMATELVAARQMVRLAAFKVDSNDPDKTTYCAMAKRFATDVGFQVCNEALQIHGGYGYIKEYPLERHVRDVRVHQILEGTNEIMRVIIARRLLADMDRAIL; this comes from the coding sequence ATGAACTTTAATTTAACTGACGACCAACAAGCTTTTGTCGATACGGCAAAAGCTTTTGCTGAGAAAGAACTTGCGCCATTTGCTGCGCAGTGGGATGAAGAATCACACTTCCCAGTTGAAGTATTCCGTAAAGCCGGTGAAATGGGCTTTATGGGTATGTACACCCCAGAAGACGCCGGCGGCTTCGGCATGAGTCGATTAGACGCGGCGTTGATTTTTGAACAATTATCGATGGGTTGTACCGCCACCACCGCCATGATGACCATTCACAACATGGTAACTTGGATGATTGGCTCGTTCGCGAAACCAGATGTGATTGAACAGTGGGTTCCAGAATTAGTGACGGGTGAGAAGTTAGGTTCTTATTGTTTGACTGAACCTGGTGCTGGGTCTGATGCGGCAAGCTTGCGAACCACTGCGAAAAAAGATGGCGATGAGTACGTGTTAAACGGCTCGAAAATGTTCATCTCAGGTGCCGGTAGTACCGACGTACTCGTTGTTATGGCGCGCACTGGTGAAGCTGGGCCGAAAGGTATTTCTGCATTTGTCGTACCAGCTGATGCAGCTGGTATTAGCTACGGCAAAAAAGAAGCGAAGATGGGCTGGAATGCTCAGCCAACTCGTTTGGTTACTTTTGAAGATGTTCGTATTCCGGCTGATAATTTGCTTGGCGAAGAAGGCGAAGGCTTTAAGTTTGCCATGATGGGACTAGACGGCGGCCGTATTAATATCGCGGTATGCTCAGTCGGCACTGCGCAAGCAGCGTTAGAAACAGCAACCAACTACATGCACGAACGCACGCAGTTCGGTAAAGAGCTAGGCCACTTCCAAGCGTTGCAGTTTAAGCTAGCTGATATGGCTACCGAGCTTGTTGCTGCGCGTCAGATGGTTCGCTTGGCGGCATTCAAAGTTGATAGCAACGATCCAGATAAAACCACCTATTGCGCGATGGCAAAACGTTTTGCCACCGACGTTGGCTTCCAAGTGTGTAACGAAGCGCTGCAAATTCACGGCGGTTACGGTTACATCAAGGAATACCCGCTTGAACGTCATGTGCGCGATGTACGCGTGCATCAAATTCTTGAGGGCACCAACGAAATTATGCGGGTGATTATCGCACGCCGCCTACTCGCCGATATGGACCGAGCCATCCTTTAA
- a CDS encoding enoyl-CoA hydratase/isomerase family protein — protein MDPVVLFDELEASNGKRIGIITLNSEKSLNALSLPMIQLLQPQLQQWANDDAIACVFMQGAGEKAFCAGGDIVAMYKAMQAKPGVLVDEVADFFSQEYRLDYAIHTFPKPLVLWGHGIVMGGGMGLMNGASHRIVTERSLLAMPEVTIGLYPDVGATHFLNQMPEGCGLFLGLTGAHMNATDALYLKLADHFVASTSKDDVLAGLKDVKWGDTAALNHQKVTDVLNGIGMRDSNQRPAGQVEAHQQLIKKLTQGADIEAVVNAIVNDTTDDKWLARARQTLAAGCPMTAHIVWNQLQHGADLSLADCFRLELTLSVQCAMRGDFAEGIRALLIDKDKQPKWQHGSVGEVSAEEVDGFFTSPWAAADHPLATLGK, from the coding sequence ATGGATCCAGTAGTATTGTTCGACGAGCTTGAAGCAAGTAACGGCAAACGCATTGGTATCATCACCCTAAACTCAGAAAAATCATTGAACGCGTTAAGCTTACCTATGATTCAGCTGTTGCAACCACAGCTGCAGCAATGGGCAAACGATGACGCTATTGCCTGCGTATTTATGCAAGGGGCGGGTGAGAAAGCTTTCTGCGCTGGTGGCGATATTGTGGCCATGTACAAAGCCATGCAAGCGAAGCCAGGCGTGTTGGTTGATGAGGTTGCTGACTTTTTTAGCCAAGAATACCGACTTGATTACGCCATTCACACCTTCCCAAAGCCGCTTGTGCTTTGGGGGCACGGCATTGTGATGGGCGGTGGTATGGGCCTCATGAACGGTGCCAGCCATCGTATTGTGACTGAGCGCTCGTTGTTGGCTATGCCGGAAGTGACGATTGGTTTGTACCCTGATGTTGGCGCGACCCACTTTTTGAATCAAATGCCTGAGGGCTGTGGCCTATTCTTAGGGCTCACTGGCGCGCACATGAACGCGACAGATGCGCTGTATTTGAAACTGGCGGATCATTTTGTGGCAAGCACCAGTAAAGACGACGTACTCGCAGGCTTGAAAGACGTGAAGTGGGGCGATACCGCTGCATTGAATCACCAAAAAGTGACTGATGTTCTCAATGGCATTGGCATGCGCGATAGCAATCAGCGTCCTGCTGGACAAGTGGAAGCCCACCAGCAATTGATTAAAAAGTTGACGCAAGGTGCTGACATCGAAGCCGTTGTTAATGCAATTGTGAATGATACGACCGATGACAAATGGCTAGCTCGCGCCCGTCAAACCCTGGCGGCAGGTTGTCCAATGACTGCTCATATTGTGTGGAATCAATTACAACACGGCGCTGATTTGAGTTTAGCTGACTGCTTCCGTCTTGAATTAACCTTATCGGTTCAATGTGCGATGCGCGGCGATTTCGCAGAGGGTATTCGCGCGCTGTTAATTGATAAGGATAAGCAGCCGAAGTGGCAGCATGGTTCGGTTGGTGAGGTTTCGGCTGAAGAGGTTGATGGCTTTTTCACGTCGCCATGGGCGGCAGCTGATCACCCACTCGCAACTTTAGGTAAGTGA
- the mmsB gene encoding 3-hydroxyisobutyrate dehydrogenase, with protein sequence MANVGFIGLGNMGGPMAANLFKGGHQVKVFDLAEVALQAAKDAGCSVAGSANEAAQGVDFVITMLPADKHVESVYLGDNGLIHELPSSTLVIDCSTISAETARKVGQALAAEGISFIDAPVSGGVGGAKAGTLTFICGGDTTAVDRARDVLQHMGKNIFRAGDTGAGQVAKICNNMLLSVLMIGTSEALQLGIAHGLDPKVLSEIMSKSSGSNWTLDVYNPCPGVMDNVPSSNGYQGGFLVDLMSKDLGLAQQAALASGAATPMGGLTHNLYRSWSQLGHGREDFSSIFNFVKANKK encoded by the coding sequence ATGGCGAATGTTGGATTTATTGGGCTTGGCAATATGGGCGGCCCGATGGCTGCAAACCTTTTCAAAGGCGGCCATCAGGTTAAAGTTTTTGATTTAGCAGAAGTAGCATTGCAGGCAGCGAAAGACGCCGGTTGCAGCGTGGCCGGCTCGGCCAATGAAGCGGCGCAAGGCGTTGATTTCGTGATTACCATGTTACCTGCAGATAAACACGTTGAGAGTGTTTACTTGGGTGATAATGGCTTGATTCACGAATTACCAAGCAGCACACTCGTGATTGACTGCAGTACGATTAGCGCAGAAACAGCACGTAAGGTTGGTCAAGCATTAGCAGCGGAAGGTATTTCGTTTATTGATGCACCAGTTTCTGGTGGTGTTGGTGGCGCGAAGGCCGGTACGCTGACCTTTATCTGTGGTGGTGATACAACCGCAGTTGATCGTGCGCGCGATGTATTGCAACACATGGGCAAAAACATCTTCCGTGCCGGTGATACAGGCGCTGGTCAAGTTGCGAAAATCTGCAACAATATGTTGCTGTCGGTGTTAATGATTGGTACTTCGGAAGCGTTGCAGTTGGGCATTGCTCATGGTCTTGATCCGAAAGTGCTGTCGGAGATTATGTCGAAGAGTTCCGGTAGCAACTGGACTTTAGATGTATATAATCCTTGCCCTGGTGTGATGGATAATGTGCCTTCAAGCAACGGCTACCAAGGTGGCTTTTTAGTTGACTTGATGAGTAAAGACCTTGGCCTGGCACAGCAAGCGGCGTTAGCTAGCGGTGCGGCGACCCCAATGGGTGGTTTAACTCACAACTTGTATCGCAGTTGGTCACAGCTTGGACACGGTCGTGAAGACTTCTCCAGTATCTTTAATTTCGTTAAAGCGAATAAAAAATAA
- a CDS encoding SDR family oxidoreductase, with translation MKIAESTIVITGGAQGLGRAMAEHFAAEGAQLALIDMNADTLTEAEGICTAKGAKKVKGYVVNVTDEAAVEQVFNDIVADFGAVNVLINNAGILRDGMLIKCKDGEITHKMPLQQFQSVLDVNLTGSFLCGREASAHMAKAGNGGVIINISSVARAGNIGQTNYAATKAGVVAMTVTWARELGRFGIRCGAIAPGFIETPMTAQMKPEAVERALSMVPLRRWGQPEEIAHSARYIIENDFFSGRVIEIDGGVRL, from the coding sequence ATGAAAATTGCTGAAAGTACCATTGTTATTACCGGTGGCGCCCAAGGTTTGGGCCGCGCGATGGCTGAACATTTTGCCGCAGAAGGCGCGCAATTGGCGCTGATTGATATGAATGCCGACACGCTGACTGAAGCTGAAGGTATTTGTACGGCTAAAGGTGCCAAGAAGGTTAAAGGCTACGTTGTGAACGTAACCGACGAAGCAGCTGTTGAGCAGGTATTTAATGACATCGTAGCAGACTTTGGCGCGGTGAACGTGTTGATTAATAACGCGGGTATTTTGCGCGACGGTATGTTGATTAAGTGCAAAGACGGTGAGATTACTCACAAAATGCCGTTACAACAGTTCCAATCAGTATTGGATGTTAACTTAACCGGTAGCTTTTTATGTGGCCGCGAGGCATCGGCTCATATGGCAAAAGCTGGCAACGGCGGCGTTATCATTAATATTTCAAGTGTTGCTCGTGCCGGTAATATTGGCCAGACCAACTATGCGGCAACGAAAGCCGGCGTGGTTGCGATGACGGTCACATGGGCACGTGAGCTAGGTCGCTTTGGTATTCGTTGTGGTGCCATTGCACCAGGATTTATCGAAACGCCAATGACTGCACAAATGAAGCCTGAGGCAGTTGAACGTGCATTGAGCATGGTGCCGTTACGCCGTTGGGGGCAGCCAGAAGAGATAGCCCACAGTGCGCGTTATATTATTGAGAATGACTTCTTTAGCGGACGTGTGATAGAAATAGACGGTGGCGTTCGACTATAA
- a CDS encoding transcriptional regulator GcvA, with translation MMRKLPPLNALKAFEAAARHLSFTRAADELFVTQAAVSHQVKALEEFLGVQLFLRRNRSLLLTPEGQSYYLELKEIFDHIVQATEKVKFASQRGSLTISLPPSFAILWFVPRLSRFREAYPDIDVRIRAVDEVDGSLTDDVDVAIYYGAGKWPGLKAYKLHNEYLIPVCSPLLLNGTKPLREPRDLLNHTLLHDETRNAWKDWFKLVGIDKDKGDNGPIFSHSNLALKAAVHGQGIALANNVLVKPEIDAGHLIQIFPDALPRQKSFYLVCRDSQSEVGKIATFRNWLLQVVEEEEDSYE, from the coding sequence CTGATGCGTAAATTACCCCCATTAAATGCCTTAAAAGCGTTTGAAGCTGCTGCCCGACACCTGAGTTTTACTAGGGCAGCTGATGAATTGTTTGTTACCCAAGCAGCGGTAAGTCACCAAGTAAAAGCGCTTGAGGAATTTTTGGGGGTTCAATTATTTTTACGCCGCAATCGGTCACTGTTACTTACCCCAGAAGGTCAATCCTATTATCTTGAACTAAAAGAAATTTTCGATCACATTGTTCAAGCGACTGAAAAGGTGAAATTTGCCAGTCAGCGTGGCTCGCTAACCATTTCATTACCGCCAAGTTTTGCCATTTTATGGTTCGTGCCGCGCTTAAGCCGGTTTCGTGAAGCTTATCCGGATATCGATGTCCGCATTCGTGCCGTTGATGAAGTGGACGGTTCATTAACTGATGACGTTGACGTTGCTATTTATTACGGCGCGGGTAAGTGGCCAGGTTTAAAAGCTTATAAATTACACAATGAATACCTGATTCCGGTGTGTTCTCCATTACTATTAAATGGCACCAAACCACTGCGTGAACCACGTGATTTGTTGAATCATACGTTACTGCACGACGAAACTCGCAATGCTTGGAAAGACTGGTTTAAGCTGGTTGGTATAGATAAAGACAAGGGCGACAACGGGCCAATTTTTAGTCATTCCAATTTAGCACTGAAAGCAGCCGTGCACGGGCAGGGCATTGCGTTAGCTAATAATGTATTGGTCAAGCCAGAAATTGATGCAGGACATTTAATTCAAATATTCCCTGATGCCTTACCACGGCAGAAATCTTTTTATCTTGTTTGTCGTGACTCTCAGTCAGAAGTCGGTAAAATCGCCACCTTCCGAAATTGGCTACTGCAAGTGGTCGAAGAAGAAGAGGATAGTTATGAGTGA
- a CDS encoding alpha/beta family hydrolase — protein MSDNQRVAIHRDNADGQYRVIFAHGAGAGLQSDFMQYIALALALNDIEVVRFNFPYWQKFMDSGVRRPPNRMSELEHCMRTVASQFNDDKPLFLMGKSMGSRVAFRLADELNSRAAIALGFPFHPVGKPEKLRLDDLNNHREQNLIIQGTRDNFGKPEQVRSYPLPANVAVKWIEGGDHSLEPTKRSGYTREQLWQAAVNEVTKLIKSVDR, from the coding sequence ATGAGTGATAACCAGCGTGTTGCGATTCATCGCGATAACGCCGATGGTCAATATCGAGTGATTTTTGCGCACGGCGCCGGTGCTGGGTTACAAAGCGATTTTATGCAATATATCGCGCTGGCATTAGCACTGAACGATATTGAAGTGGTTCGCTTTAACTTTCCTTATTGGCAAAAATTTATGGATTCAGGTGTACGTCGACCACCGAATCGAATGTCTGAGCTGGAGCATTGCATGCGCACCGTGGCAAGCCAGTTTAATGACGACAAACCATTGTTTTTAATGGGGAAGTCAATGGGCTCTCGCGTTGCGTTTCGACTTGCCGATGAGCTGAATTCAAGAGCCGCCATTGCCTTGGGTTTTCCATTTCACCCAGTTGGCAAACCTGAAAAATTGCGACTGGATGACTTAAATAATCACCGCGAACAGAATCTGATTATTCAAGGTACACGAGATAACTTTGGCAAGCCTGAGCAGGTGCGCAGTTATCCGTTGCCTGCAAATGTTGCGGTAAAATGGATTGAGGGTGGTGATCACAGTCTTGAACCAACGAAGCGCAGTGGCTATACGCGCGAGCAATTGTGGCAAGCGGCAGTAAACGAAGTAACGAAACTAATAAAAAGCGTTGATCGTTAG
- the rlmM gene encoding 23S rRNA (cytidine(2498)-2'-O)-methyltransferase RlmM yields the protein MTGIVAYCRPGFENDCAAELQDKTAVLGIYGYCQTKPQQGFVVYRCQSEEAEHLAKKLILRELIFTRQFIVILAHVTELPQEDRVSAVQVALLDEDVQEAFAGVKPCGDIRVETPDTNDGKELSKFCRKFTVPLRQGLRKIDWLTVKESDRRPTLHAFFLSNQEVYIGFSYSFNQSPWLMGIPRLRSPSDAPSRSTLKLDEAFQVFVPEHEREERITSGMNAVDLGAAPGGWTYQLVRRGMMVQAVDNGPMAQSLMDTGQVKHIREDGFKYRPKKKNVTWLVCDMVEKPARVGELMTSWLIDGDCKEAIFNLKLPMKRRYAAVAEYLEQIKQTLVEQGRGRFELQAKQLYHDREEITVHIRWL from the coding sequence ATGACCGGAATTGTGGCCTATTGTCGGCCCGGATTTGAAAATGATTGTGCCGCAGAGCTGCAAGATAAAACCGCAGTACTAGGCATCTATGGCTATTGCCAAACAAAGCCGCAGCAAGGCTTTGTGGTTTATCGCTGTCAATCGGAAGAAGCAGAGCATTTAGCGAAAAAGTTAATTCTTCGAGAGTTAATTTTCACGCGCCAGTTCATTGTGATTTTGGCTCATGTCACCGAGCTGCCACAAGAAGATCGGGTAAGTGCGGTGCAAGTGGCGCTGCTTGATGAGGACGTACAAGAGGCTTTCGCTGGTGTGAAGCCGTGTGGCGATATTCGTGTGGAAACACCCGATACCAATGATGGTAAAGAGCTGTCAAAATTTTGTCGTAAATTCACTGTGCCACTGCGTCAGGGACTACGTAAAATTGATTGGTTAACGGTGAAAGAAAGCGACCGTCGACCAACGTTGCATGCGTTCTTTTTAAGTAATCAGGAAGTATATATTGGTTTTTCTTATTCGTTTAACCAATCACCTTGGTTGATGGGTATTCCACGCTTACGTTCGCCAAGTGATGCGCCAAGTCGTTCAACATTAAAGCTCGACGAAGCGTTTCAAGTGTTTGTGCCAGAGCACGAGCGTGAAGAACGTATCACCTCAGGCATGAACGCCGTTGATCTTGGTGCGGCGCCTGGTGGTTGGACGTATCAGTTAGTGCGTCGTGGCATGATGGTGCAAGCTGTTGATAATGGTCCAATGGCGCAAAGCTTAATGGATACGGGCCAAGTAAAACATATTCGCGAAGATGGCTTTAAGTATCGCCCGAAGAAAAAAAACGTGACGTGGTTGGTCTGCGATATGGTTGAGAAACCTGCGCGTGTTGGTGAGCTGATGACGAGTTGGTTGATTGATGGTGACTGCAAAGAAGCGATTTTCAACTTGAAACTACCAATGAAGCGACGCTATGCCGCAGTGGCAGAATACCTTGAACAGATTAAGCAAACGTTAGTTGAACAAGGTCGTGGCCGGTTTGAATTGCAAGCGAAACAGCTTTATCACGATCGCGAAGAGATTACTGTGCATATACGCTGGCTATAA
- a CDS encoding isocitrate dehydrogenase: protein MSTTITVIPGDGIGPDIIDATLKILDKAGCEFNYEFADAGLAALEKTGELLPQATLDAIARNKATLKGPLTTPVGEGFTSINVSLRKQFNLYANVRPVKSFKGTKARYEDIDIITVRENTEGMYSGLGQVVSEDGSEAQAMSKITRAGAERIVRFAYELARREGRKKVTAVHKANILKSTSGLFLKVAREIAAEYPDIQSDEMIVDAVCMKLVMNPEQFDVIVTTNLFGDILSDLCAGLVGGLGMAPGANIGDKSAIFEAVHGSAPDIAGQNLANPTSVILAAIQMLEYLGMQDQAKRILAAVTDVIASGDRTTRDLGGTGGTTDFTQAVIDRL, encoded by the coding sequence ATGAGCACCACAATTACCGTGATTCCAGGTGATGGCATTGGTCCAGACATCATCGATGCAACATTAAAAATTCTTGATAAAGCCGGCTGCGAGTTTAACTATGAATTTGCTGATGCGGGCTTAGCTGCTTTAGAAAAAACTGGCGAACTTTTACCACAAGCCACGTTGGATGCTATTGCTCGCAACAAAGCGACCTTAAAAGGCCCGCTGACAACGCCTGTTGGCGAAGGTTTTACCTCAATCAACGTAAGCTTACGCAAGCAGTTCAATCTGTACGCCAACGTGCGTCCAGTAAAATCATTCAAGGGCACCAAAGCACGTTACGAAGATATCGATATCATCACCGTGCGTGAAAATACTGAAGGCATGTACTCAGGCTTAGGTCAGGTTGTCTCTGAAGATGGCTCAGAAGCCCAAGCAATGAGCAAAATTACTCGCGCGGGTGCTGAGCGTATCGTTCGCTTTGCTTACGAGCTAGCACGTCGTGAAGGCCGTAAAAAAGTAACTGCGGTTCATAAAGCGAACATTTTGAAGTCTACTTCAGGTTTGTTCCTTAAAGTGGCGCGTGAAATCGCAGCGGAATACCCAGATATTCAATCAGATGAAATGATTGTTGATGCAGTGTGCATGAAGCTTGTCATGAACCCAGAGCAATTTGATGTGATTGTTACCACCAACTTATTTGGTGATATTTTATCGGATCTTTGTGCTGGCTTGGTTGGCGGCTTAGGTATGGCACCGGGCGCTAACATTGGCGACAAATCAGCAATTTTTGAAGCGGTTCACGGCTCAGCACCAGATATCGCTGGGCAAAACTTAGCGAACCCTACGTCAGTTATTTTGGCAGCCATTCAAATGCTGGAATATCTTGGTATGCAGGACCAAGCAAAGCGTATTCTTGCTGCGGTTACTGATGTTATTGCAAGTGGCGACCGTACCACACGTGATTTAGGTGGTACTGGTGGTACAACCGACTTCACCCAAGCGGTCATCGATCGCCTGTAA
- a CDS encoding DUF3192 domain-containing protein, giving the protein MSKMLKVVLIGFAIYAAAAALVLHFYQADPENMSWQERETFNLKQIGRLNLGTPRDDVIRLLGSPDISEAKATDNGEVLILFYRTHHVKSDGITTRDECTPLLFKDGELIAWGADAYSEYQSF; this is encoded by the coding sequence ATGTCGAAGATGCTGAAAGTCGTACTTATCGGCTTTGCAATTTATGCGGCAGCCGCTGCGCTGGTCCTGCACTTTTATCAAGCCGATCCTGAAAACATGAGTTGGCAGGAACGCGAAACCTTTAATTTGAAGCAAATCGGTCGATTGAATTTGGGAACCCCGCGCGATGACGTGATTCGCTTGCTCGGCTCGCCAGATATTAGCGAAGCAAAGGCAACCGACAATGGCGAAGTGCTGATTCTATTTTATCGCACTCACCACGTGAAATCAGACGGTATAACCACTCGTGATGAATGCACACCGTTGTTATTCAAAGATGGCGAGCTGATTGCTTGGGGTGCTGACGCTTATAGCGAGTATCAATCTTTTTAA